TCCATGAGCGGGATGGTCCAAAGCGCAGAGTTCTTCGGGTACTCGCTGCTCACAGCGCTGGTGTTCTCCCTCATGCTGGGAACAGTGTCCTTCTGGGCATCACTGGCGTTCATACGCTACATCTACCGCAGCCTCAAGATGGactagtgcacacacacacacctgatagaggaaacagtacatttacatacacattCCCCATCATGTCAGACAGAAAACAGTACATGTACACACctgtgggtgggggagagtctgAGGCCTTCTGGGTGCAGCAGGAGACTCACCCCATCATGGTTGAAAAGGGACGTACAGATGGTGAGGGGAGATAAAGGGACGAGTGAAGCTACGTATGAATGACTTGTTCTGGGGTTCAGTGTGATTGTAAAATGGTGATGGGCGCAATATTGACTTGTATATTACAGTCACCCTCAACTGTTGGTTCTGATGTAAATATACAATCTTTTCAATAAAAACCTTTGTTACAAGAGAACCGTTTTGTACATTTGTTTTAAAGAATCAGGGGTGCTGAACATGAAAACTGATTTATTTGATATTTCAGCCTCATAATGCAAGATCTCCATACGTCATTACAAAAACAGTCAGATAAAATATCAGTTAACAGGCATTTATTTGAAAGGAAATACCCCAAAGTTCATACCCAAAAGTGAGCCCAGTTCCCATTTTATATAGTTAAAAAATACATTCCAAATCAGATCTTATGAACACCAGGCCAAAACCATTTATGTTTATTTAAAACTGTTTCCAACAAAAGGGAAACCAATCAGGGTTTGTATTAAAAAAAAGCCAACCCAAATAAAAACCTGTTAAGCTGAAAGGAGAGAAGCTCTTTCACCTACGGGACTTGGAATGACAACCATTCAGTGCAGTAAGATGTGTACACAGTACAGTAAGATGTGTACACATCAGATGTGTGGCAGCTCTTGGTACAAGTCTAGATAGAATGGCATTAAGCAAGCTGCTCCAAGCACACTGCAGAGAACACATCCACTATAAATACTCTGGTAAGAACTTTGATAGACATGgtatacaaatataaaaagaTATGAACAATCAATTAAAAACTCCTAGCTCATGATACCACCACTAACACTCCGTTGAAGAGACGGCATATCTACTGACACATTGTAAACAGCCCATGGAAACTTTACAAGGCaaaaaaacaatacaaaaaGGAAATGCGTGGTGTTCCTTGTGTCTAGAGGCCGGCCTCGGGCCCCCCgtgtggggggctggggaggacagGGTTCTCCTTGTCTCTGTTCATGCTGGTGATGGAGACAGACTCCGCGGGGGTGTAGCCGGGGGGGTTGTACTGGTAGTGGGTGACGGCAGGGGGCCGAGGCCAGCAGGGGGCCAGGGAGCGGGGCCctggctgaggggaggggggaggaggggcagggtaggCCGCAGGGCCGGAGTAGTAGGGCAGCTTGGAGACGCCCTGGCCTGCTTCCCTCATGGGCTGTGTGTAGTAGTCTGGAGTCTGAGCACCGGCTGGAAACTGGCACACAGAGAACGTTATGATCACATGTAGCAATAAACATTTAGTGGAGAGggtctcccctcatctccagccCTGTATCATCCTGCCTTTAAGACCTCGTCCAAACTGTGAAGAGGCCTCCATTGTGGATgagttactttgagtccgtgCCTTAAGTCTCTGTTATTGaacaggacacactggctgGACTACAGATGAACCAATGATTAACACACATCTAGATTATATAATGATGCATGTATCCATGTACCTGGTGTTTTTCCTGGTCTAATGAGCTCACCTGGTTGGCTGTGGGGGTGCTGGGGTAGCCCGCTGGGCCCGTGGGGGTGCTGGGGTAGCCCGCTGGCCCTGTGTACCTCTCAGACACCCAGCTGTTGTCCTTCTGGTGTCTCCTCAGCTTCATCCTGCGGTTCTGGAACCAGGTCTTCACCTAACACACGTTTACATAACATTAATTGGCAAAAAAAGACTAAAAAGCGATTTATCCAAAGTCACGTacaaaatgtaggctacagaAGATTAAGGATCAAaagtgcacagttctaacaATATTTTGTTGTCAGGGTCATGAACTCTGTTTTCCAGGCACAGTTCAAAACTAAATCACCAACCACAAGTATATGACCGACTTGGGTTTTAAATAAAAGTAATGATAATGGTCTCACCTGTTTGTACGTCAGCCCGGTCAGCCTAGCCATTGTTTTCATCTCCACCGGGGTGAGGTATCTCTGGATGCTGAACCGGTGGGTCAGGGCCGTCATTTGGCTATCGGAGAAGGCCGCCCGAGCCTTGGGTTTCGTCTTCGATGTCGACTGGGGAACGGGCCCGGGGTTACTGACCGCCTCGCCGCCCGGAGGAGTCGGGTCTTCTTCAGGGAGAGAGCTGGATACGTTTCCGGGGCTCCCGCCGTCTGTCTCATCGCCCGGGTCGTCCGGCCTCCAGTCGGCAGGGTGGGTCTGAGGAACAAAACCTCTGTTGCTCCCTGAACTCCAAGAGTCTGAACGAGACGAAAAGTAAAATACCAAATATGAGAATGCAAACGACAGCCACACGGCGGCGCCATACATTACTGAGACCCCCAAACAACGGACAGTCGTCGCGCTAACTACTTTCAAGATGGCTTTGAATTCATGGTTGGCGGTGGAGATCGCAGCCCTTGACCGGGACCCAGAAAATGTAGGTTACCGGTGCCATGCACATCactcaatagtaaatattagCTTGCAGATGTGTATTGCTTGCCAACGTAGTTAGCCATCTATCTAGCTCTACTAGcacactagctagctacctagcagTGCTAGCTATACACATACCTGGCGATGTGTGAGCCTCAGAATCACTTGTTGGGGTGTCGCTATTTACGTGCTCAACTTTAGTCCTTTCATCAAGTTCGGTCCGGTTGTGGGGCAGGAAAAGGCGCCCGGTCTGCATGTGAGAGTCGCCAAAATACAGGACACTCGGTCCCGGGTAATGGACGTTATTTACAGCGACGTATTCTGGGCTCCGGGGTGGCGATTCTTGCTGCGGCGCCGCGAGCTGCGGATTCGAATAGTAGCCTCCATTAGCCCCCGTTTGGTACGCGGCCTCGGCCCAGCCCGGTAAGTTTGAGTTATTTTGCTCTGATCCGGTTTGGTACATGAGCCCATATGCGTACGCGTGGTAGGACGGGTTGTAGTTGTAGTTAACTGGGATCTTCCAGTCTGCCATGCTGAGTGTCGGCCCGTTCGGCTCAAGCACGACGTTCAAGTTAAAAGTGTTCAGTTCTTCGACGCTGTCGGTTACGCTTCTCGTCGCACTGCCACAAAAGTCATGAGTGTACCAAGCCAAATGGAAACAGGTGGTGGTTTTAAATGaaggtgtgttgtgggtgtggaGACCAATGTAGGTGTGGATCAAGATCGCAACCAATCAGTTACGTGTATTCAGGTCTACGCAGGTAAAGGCCGCGCCCCTAGGCCGTGCGCGACGTGAGGCAGGTCAAATTTGGAGATTACGAACAGCGACCCCCAAATTAAACTGATTCAATATCTACGTTATTAGTTTGATCTAAGATTGACAAAATGAGGGACGAATCAATTCCTCACAATCAAAGATCATTTAAAACTAAAATTACTGGCCCAAATAATCATATATATGTGGTTGCTATTGTCTCATGTTTAAACCATCTGTTTGGGGTAAGGTAACACTAAGTGTAATGATTGTACAATGGCAGATAATGCACACTTCTACAAACATCTGTGTCCCACATAGCCAAACACAGGCATTAGCATTACATATGCTAGATATATGCAAAATACAGATCTATCCTTGAACTGTGTAACATTGCAGCTGAGAGGATGTTGTGCACCTCGGCTCCCTGCTGATCTGCTCTCCTCACTAGATGCACTTTTTATGTTCCAAATAAAAACGTCTGATAAAAGAATACACTATTTTAAGATGCTTTGTAGTCCAAACATTATGTATGTTTAGACTCCAAAAATTTGGATTTGGAGATTTGGATAAATAGCagacattttatttaaataatgACAAATAAACTTTCAGAGTCACTAGATGGATCTATGACCCAAACAAAGGGGTGTACTATAGATGTGCTAGCCTGACCAGAGCAGCTATGGGTCTAACTATAACTATAGTCTTCCAAGTACCAACTCACAAGAAAGTAAGAGAGTACATTTCCATTAcctttcattcatttagcagacacttttttttattcaaagcaactatacaaatagtgcatatagtaAGTACAGCAGATCACgggtcagaagtgtgtgtgtggagtttggTTTAGGACAAGCAGTCCAGGATAGCCTGTGGCTTTGAAGTGTGAGGAGCACTGTttaataatgtgtgtgtctgtaatgtgAGCgtctgtaatgtgtgtgtgtaaagtcagGCTGATCGTATCAATAGGCACAGCTGTGGTTGTGCAAGTTCCCCACCAGGATCCATTAGCAAAATCCTTTCACCAAAATGAAGCATTACCATCCAAATGCATGTTTGTGGTCCACCTCCTTGGCTAGATTGGAATGGTAATATTTCAGTTAGAGGTGAAAACAAGTGATGATGGTGAGCTGATGGTACTGTTAGCATACTCAATGAACTCTGCctggacagaggggggggggggga
The sequence above is drawn from the Osmerus eperlanus chromosome 15, fOsmEpe2.1, whole genome shotgun sequence genome and encodes:
- the nanog gene encoding homeobox protein NANOG gives rise to the protein MADWKIPVNYNYNPSYHAYAYGLMYQTGSEQNNSNLPGWAEAAYQTGANGGYYSNPQLAAPQQESPPRSPEYVAVNNVHYPGPSVLYFGDSHMQTGRLFLPHNRTELDERTKVEHVNSDTPTSDSEAHTSPDSWSSGSNRGFVPQTHPADWRPDDPGDETDGGSPGNVSSSLPEEDPTPPGGEAVSNPGPVPQSTSKTKPKARAAFSDSQMTALTHRFSIQRYLTPVEMKTMARLTGLTYKQVKTWFQNRRMKLRRHQKDNSWVSERYTGPAGYPSTPTGPAGYPSTPTANQFPAGAQTPDYYTQPMREAGQGVSKLPYYSGPAAYPAPPPPSPQPGPRSLAPCWPRPPAVTHYQYNPPGYTPAESVSITSMNRDKENPVLPSPPHGGPEAGL